Part of the Woronichinia naegeliana WA131 genome, CGCTTGCCTGATAATTCTCTACTCATCGTCATTGGACATCCCGATTCCCAAGGTCTTATTCACGATTATGCCCTGCGTTGGGGCATTGAAACCCTTTTTGGCATCTTTAAGACTCGTGGCTTTTGCTTGGAATCTACTCACTTTACTGACCCCAAGCGTCTTCGTAAGCTTTTGGCTTTACTGACTTTAGCTTTGGCTTGGTCTCTCAAAACTGGTCTAGCAATTCATCATCTTCATCCCATTCCCCTCAAGAAACATGGTCGCCTAGCGCAGAGTCTTTTTCGTCTTGGTTTTGACCATCTTCGTCATCTTGTTCTTAATCCTTCTCTACCCAATTTTTCTCTTTTTCTCGACTCCCTACATTTTTTGTCCTGTACTTAGGGAAAAGGGTCAAGTTTAGCGGCAAGGAATTTAGGCAAAAGCAGACTAGGTGGACTTTGAGGAAAAATCATTGGGGCTTGATGTTGGACATTGGTGTCAACTTAAGCCAAAATGCCTACTCACAAAAGATTAGCCTAAAAGCAGGCGGAAGTAAGAGTAGGCTGAAAAAAAGGTTAGTATATAAAAAAGTGAGCAAAAAACAAATGGCAAGACAACATCCTCGGAGAAAAGGAAACCCAGACTTACGTCGTAAGACAAATCAGCCAGGGGTAGAAATCCCTGAAATAACAAAAGAGTTGTTTGAATTACTAGAACCCACAATGTTTACACCATTAAAATATTTACAGGGAACTCATGAGAAAATGATGAGAGATAGGGTATTAAATTTACCCAGGGCGAACGCATCTAAAAATGATACAGATACAAGAACATTATAGAGGGATGGATAAGGGAAAATAAGGGAAAGTGCATAGAAAACAAAAGCGATGAAACTCCGACCCAAATATAGACTGGTAGAACACTTTGCCGAAATAGATGACCCTCGCATCGAACGAACAAAACGGCATAAACTCATTGATATTCTAACGATTGCCATCTTAGCCGTCATTTGTGGAGCAGAAGGTTGGGTAGCCATGGAAAGTTTCGGCAAGGCTAAACATCAATGGCTAAAAAAAATTTTGGAATTGCCGAATGGCATCCCCTCCGACGATACGTTTGCGCGTGTATTTGCTAGTCTGAATCCAGAGCAATTTCAAGACTGTTTTCTGCATTGGGTCAAAAGTATAGCGGAGGTAAGTGAAGGAGAAGTGATAGCGATTGACGGCAAAACCCTTCGCCACTCCTATGACAATGCCAACGGAAAGGGCGCAATTCAGATGGTAAGTGCATGGGCAACAGCAAATCGTCTAGTACTAGGACAGTGCAAGGTGGAAAGCAAATCGAATGAAATCACGGCGATTCCTAAACTCCTGAAAATGCTAGAGGTCAAAGGTTGTATCGTAACGATTGATGCCATGGGAACTCAGACAAAGATTGCCCAACAGATAGTAGGGCGAGGGGGAGATTATGTTTTGGCATTGAAAGGCAATCAAGGTAATTTATGTGAGGATGTTGAACAATTATTTGCTCATGCTCAATCGGTTAATTTTGTGGGAATTAAGCATGATTTTCATCAAACAATAGACAAGGGACATGGACGGATTGAAATTCGCCGTTGCTGGACGATGGAACAAACAGAATTTTTGCTGGGTGGGGAGAAATGGGCAAAGTTGACGAGCATCTGTATGATTAAAGCGGAGAGACGATTGAAAGACAAAACAGAGTATGAGACTCGCTACTATATCAGTAGCCTGCCGAGTAATGCTCAAAAATTATCCCAATCTGTTCGTAGTCATTGGTTGATAGAAAACTCTTTACATTGGGTTCTAGACTTGGCCTTCAACGAGGATGCTTGTCGCATTCGTAAGGATTTTGCTCCTGAGAATTTAGCCGTCTTACGCCATATCGCTCTTAACTTGCTCACAAAGGAAAATACTCTGAAACTTGGTATCAAGAATAAACGGCTACGCGCTGGTTGGGACGAGGACTATCTCCTTAAGGTTTTACTCGGATAAGATGCGTTTGCCCTGTAAATTTACCAGTAATGGTGGCATTAGTGTTAAGTATAGTGTATCGTCAAATAGCGGGTATAAGTGAAGCGGTAAGACTGTTAGAGGAAGAGGGATTGCTATGGGTAGCATCATTAAAAGTAAGCAAACAGGCAGTATCAAAAAGAATGATGAATGTGCCAGCCGAAATATTTGCAATATTACTAAAAGAAGTGTTAGAAAAAGCAGCCGAAAAAGGGAAGAAGCTCCAAGTAGGAGAAAAATGGGAAAAAATAAGAGAAAAGTTTAGTGCAGTGTGGATAGCAGATGGCTCAACGCTAGAGCAGATAAGGAAAAATATGAAAATAAGTAAAGAAGAAAAGAGTAAATTGGGGGGTAAAATAATGATGGTAGTGGAAGCCTTTACCCAAAGACCCGTTACTTTATGGTACACAGAAAATGATAAATCAAATGATAAAATATGGTGTGAAGAATTGGCAGCTAAATTACCAGAAAATGGTTTAATTCTCGTAGATATGGGATTTTTTAGCTTTGTGTGGTTTGATTTGTTAACAGAAGCTAAAAAGTTTTTTCTAACCAGATTTAGAGCGGGTACATCTTACAAAACCAAACAAGTATTGTCTCAAGGTAGTCATTACAGAGATGAGATTATCATTATGGGAAATTACCGTTCTAATCCTTGCAAGCATCCGGTGAGATTAGTCTCAGTATTATGGGGAACAATCTGGTATCAGTATTTAACAAATGTGTTGTCTCCCGAACAACTGTCCGCCGAAGAGGTCTGTGATTTATATCGAAGACGATGGACAATCGAAGAAGCCTTTTTATTAACGAAAAGACTTTTAGGACTAGCCTATTTATGGGTAGGGAATAAGAATGGTGTCCAAATCCAGATTATTTGCACTTTGATTTTCTATACGGTCTTAAATCAATTGGTAGGGGAAGTGGCGATTGCTCTAAATCAACCGAAAGAAAAAATCTCAGTAGAGATGGTGTTTCGGAGTCTATACTATGTAGCGAAGGCTATTGCTAGAGGAGAAAAGCCTGATACAGTAATCTATCTGGCTGAACGTGCTAAGTTATTTGGTTTGGTCAAAGCTGAGAGAAAGCGACATCGAGAAAAGGCCGCTCTCAATCAACAAATTTGGGAACCCATTCTTTTAAGTTGACACCAATGGATGTTGGATGGCTAGTTGAGCAATGCGTTCACTAGGATAGCCATGGGAGGGTAGAGTCCGAAACCAGCGAGGGAAATTAGCCCAAATCCCCTGGGGTAACTCTAAGGAAAGAATTTGAAGTAAGCCGAGAACAATGACATGAAGATTAACAAAACGCTCAAAGGCTTCTACTTTGTTTAAAATCTGAGTCTGAACAGTTTGGGGATAGTCAGGGAGGATAAGATTGCTAGGCCAGGTCGGTAAAGTAGGAAGAGCCTTAAGCCAAAAACGATAGGCAAAGCCGCCCAAAAGATGGATTAATTGACGAAAAGTGACTTCAATCTTAAATCGGAGACCGTAAGCGGCAATAATCTCAGGTCCAGTCAAACAGAGGTCAGTAGAAAGCAGAATCAGTCTTTGTCCGTTGGGCAATTGGGTGAGGACAAACTTAACGAGCTGATGGGGACTATCCCAGTGGAACTCAAAGCACTGATAAGAAACGGAGACTTGTTGACCATAGAGCCAGACTTTAGCGGTGGGAAAATCCTCCACAAGAGCAAACAGGCTTTCTAGTTTTATTGAACTCCCCCAAAGCCGTGGTCGTCCTTTCCCCCTCAAGGTCGGAACGGAAGAAAAGGGAGCATATGCCACTGTAGAGCAACGCACTCGGGTGATGAGATGCAAGGCATTTTGGCGAAAACTTTTGAGCACTGCTCCACAAGCGAAGTAGGGCTTGCTGAAAAAAGCTGAAACCTTTACGGAGAAAAATAGTAGGCGAATTAAGAACCGCTAGAATGCACGAAAATAGGGTAGAATGCCTCAAAACCATTGCATTAAGAAGAGAGAAAGCAGATGTACCGAAAGCAACAGTACTCAATTGAAACACCAGAAAACTTGAAAAATCTGTTCGGCGGGCAGTTAGACGAAGAAAATCGTTGGATAGAAATGTCAAAAATGATTCCCTGGGAAGAATATGAGGAAGAATATGCAAAAAACTTCACAGAAAAAAAAGGAGCCCCAGCCAAATCATTTAGAATGGCATTAGGAGCATTAATTATCAAAGAAATTTCAGGAAAAAGTGACAGAGAAACAGTAGAACAAATAAAAGAGAACCCTTATTTACAGTACTTTATAGGAATGGAAAGCTATAGTAGCAAAGAAGCATTTAATGCGTCAATGATGGTTCATTTTCGTAAAAAAATAGGAATGGAATTAATAAATAAAATTAATAAAGAAATAGAAAAAAAAGCGACGGGTGTAGCGTCAGAAAAAAAAGAAAATGAAGGAAAGTTATTGTTAGATGCGACTTGTACACCAGCAGATATAAAATATCCAACGGATATAGGAATATTGAATGATGCCAGAGAAAAAACAGAAAAAATAATAGATAAGCTGTATGAAGAAATAAAAGAGAAAAGGAAAGAAAAGCCGAGGACTTATAGGGAAGTGGCAAGAAAAGAGTACTTAGCCATAGCAAAAAAACGTCGTGTGTCAAAAAAAGAAAGAAGAAAAGGAACAAAAAAACAACTAGGATATATAAAAAGAAACTTGTCTGATATAGAAAAAATGATAGAAGAGGGAGCAAAGTTAGAAAAACTAACGAAAAAAGAGCAAGAAGAGCTTGTAACGATAGGAAAAGTGTATGAGCAACAGTTAGAAATGTATGAAAAAAGACAAATAAAGTAGAAAACAGAATTGTGAGTGTAAGCCAACCTCACGTGCGTCCAATAGTGCGTGGAAAAGCGGGAAAAGCAGTAGAGTTTGGAGCTAAAATATCGGCAAGTAATGTGAATGGCTTTGTCTTCTTAGACAAATTAAGTTGGGATAATTACAACGAATCGGGAGATTTACCTGACTTTTCCCGTTAAGTGCGGATTGCAAGCTGCCAGCCTTGGCAAAGGTCATGCAACTTCAACCAACCGCGCCAAAGGACTTGGATACCGAGAGGAGTTTTACGACGATGTTCAAGATAACCACCAAGAAAAGCAACAGACTCGACAGCCCAAGCAACAGTCAAAATAGGGGGAAGTTTTTGAGAGGCGGCTGCTTTTAACACCTGAAGTTGAAGAGGATTAAGAATTTCAATCGCGAGAGCATCGGGCTGGGTACGATGAAGATAAGTAACGTGTAAAAGTTCAACAGCAATGACACTTAAAAAACCCAAAAGAGTTTTCATTCCATCAGAGGCAAGTCGATAACGCTCACTCTGACAACCAGACTTAAGGACTTTATGAAATTCTTCAACCCGCCATCGGTAGGTGTACCAACGAAGAATAGTGACAGCCATCTCAATAGTCTCAACAACTTCTGTAGTCAGAAGCATCCAAGATAAAGGAGTTTCGCCTTCGGGACAATCGATTTCTGTCGCATAAACAGCATAGACATTCAACGGGTCACGATTATCAAAACGATAGGGAGTTCGTAGATTAACTGAGCAAAATCGGACGGCAAGCTTAACCTTCCGTGCTTTTCTTTTTCCTGTACTCGGAATCTCGATTTCTTGATGAAAACGAATCGGTTCTGATTCCAAATGTTGCCAAAGTCGTTCACTATTTTTGTCTAAACTACGATTATGAGACGCTCTGACCAGCACTCCTGTATGCTTCTGACTTTTCCCGTTAAGTGCGGATTGCAAGCTGCCAGCCTTGGCAAAGGTCATGCAACTTCAACCAACCGCGCCAAAGGACTTGGATACCGAGAGGAGTTTTACGACGATGTTCAAGATAACCACCAAGAAAAGCAACAGACTCGACAGCCCAAGCAACAGTCAAAATAGGGGGAAGTTTTTGAGAGGCGGCTGCTTTTAACACCTGAAGTTGAAGAGGATTAAGAATTTCAATCGCGAGAGCATCGGGCTGGGTACGATGAAGATAAGTAACGTGTAAAAGTTCAACAGCAATGACACTTAAAAAACCCAAAAGAGTTTTCATTCCATCAGAGGCAAGTCGATAACGCTCACTCTGACAACCAGACTTAAGGACTTTATGAAATTCTTCAACCCGCCATCGGTAGGTGTACCAACGAAGAATAGTGACAGCCATCTCAATAGTCTCAACAACTTCTGTAGTCAGAAGCATCCAAGATAAAGGAGTTTCGCCTTCGGGACAATCGATTTCTGTCGCATAAACAGCATAGACATTCAACGGGTCACGATTATCAAAACGATAGGGAGTTCGTAGATTAACTGAGCAAAATCGGACGGCAAGCTTAACCTTCCGTGCTTTTCTTTTTCCTGTACTCGGAATCTCGATTTCTTGATGAAAACGAATCGGTTCTGATTCCAAATGTTGCCAAAGTCGTTCACTATTTTTGTCTAAACTACGATTATGAGACGCTCTGACCAGCACTCCTGTATGCTTGAGTTGACGCACTGAGTCAAAGACTTCTGAAACATCTCCTTCTCTGTCAAATACATGAATTACCCTCGTTGAACTTTCTACCTGTTTCTCACAGGTGTTTAGAGCCTCTACCCATTTGTAGGATTCTTTTTCCTCAAATGGTCTTTGACGAGCTGCTTTTCTTTGTTCTTTCTGTCTTTCTTTTTTCTGCTTCGCCGTTTCATCTGTTGGGGGCTTTTCTTTTACCTCCCTATTCCACAGTTTTTGCCATAATAAACCTAATACTTGTCCTTTTTCTGGCTCAATTGCTAAAGCACTATGCAGTATTAATCCATTCCCTCCTTTTCCAGTCGGCCCATACCCTTCCCTTTTTTCCTTGATATTGCGATAATCTAAGAAGGTCGTATCTCCGACTGATAGCATTATCTTATATTCTTCTACGGCGGCAGTTGTCATTTCACAGTGCGGCTCTATTATCTTGACAAAGTCTGTTTTCGGATTCCCAAAAATTCATAGGCCCTCTTTAACTCGTTTCCTCCCTTAAACACTTCTGATAAGGCTTTTCCAAACCCCTCACTTAACTTTTTCCCAATCGAGAAGGCACGATTGTTTAGCCTCTCGTCTCCCAATTCACAACTGGCAAAGTTTTTTGTCCACCATTCCAACATTTTTTGACCTGCCCTTTAAGATTTTCTCCATTTTACAGTCTCATACTCCCTTCATCCTTTGTTTTTGAAATTTGAACGATAAGCGGGATGATGGCTTCAGAATATTTTTTTCCTGTCAAGAGAATCATTACTCAAACCCTTGCCAGATAAAGCCTCTAGAAGTTTGCATTGCTGGATTTTGGACTTAACGGGAAAAGTCAGGGAGATTTACAAGCGCGAATAGAAGAATATAAAAGGGAAACAGGATGTTATCCGGAATCGGTTCATGTGGATAAAATCTATCGAACAAAAGCGAATCGAGCTTATTGTAAAGAAAGGGATATAAGAATGAGTGGTCCCCGATTGGGAAGACCGCCGAAAGAGGTGAGCAAAGAAAAAAAGAAAGAGGCACGCTCAGATGAAAGAGTGCGTAATGCCATTGAGGGTAAATTCGGACAGGGAAAGAGGAAATTTAGTCTTGGTCGAGTGATGGCCAAACTACCTGAGACCTCGGAAACGGTAATTGCGATGAACTTTTTGGTAATGAATCTTTCTACTCTACTTCAGAAGACAAAAAGTAAAAAGTTGTAGAGTCGTTTTTCTTGTGAAAAATGGTGTTAATTTTCCTCTCTTTTGTGAGGAGTGATTTGTGTTGACCTTTTTAGACAGAAAGGAACAATAGATTAAACAAAATCTGTATTTTGATTTGTTTCCATAAGGATAAGTTATCTATGCTTTTTCAGTCCATACTTCCCTAACCCACATTTCTTTCGTTTTTTGACTTTTTCAGCAAGCCCTAAATATTTCAAGGCTTCTTTGCTGGCGATGCAACCTACTTCGTTTAAGCCTTTTTGAATATTTATTTCTGTATCCAACATTGAACGACTGAGTTCTAATGTTAGTTCTATTTTTATCTTTGAACCCTCTACATTAATTAGTTTTGCTGTCATCATTGTTTCCTCTTTGTCACTTTTCATCCCATGTTAACACTTTTCTTTTCCTTCATCAACTAAAGGTCACACCCTTCTGAACAGAGAACATCAAACTCCAGAGTGGCGGGATTACGTCCAGCTGCATCTACTTTTAAAACATTGAAATTTCGTCCAAAAAGTTCGGTTAATTTATCATAAATACTCATTAAAATACCAGAGCGATTTTTCATTGTCACCTGAATTTTAATCGTACAAAACTGACAATTCCACTGTAGTATTTTCTGATGTTCGGGTTTGATATTTTTCAGATTAAGACAGTCTTGACGGTGAACTCGTAATGGCTTAAGATTGCGCTCACTAACAACGCCAATAATTTCACCATCCTGGGGCAAAGGAAGACAGCAGGATGCCAAAATAATTTCTTGATTAGGATCAATACCTGAAATAGCAGGTAGAGTATCCAAGACATTATTATTAGCAATGGTAAACCCTTTTCTTTTGAGTTCCAATTCAATTTGTCTTTTTATTTTATCAATACTAATTTGTCCTGCACCTAGACTTTTTAGTAATGTTCGAGTATTTTTGTAATGGAGTTGTCGAGCCGCTTCAAGATAGATTTCTCCATTAAGAGAATACAGATCAGCAAATTCTTGTTTTAAAATCTTGATGCCCTTCTCAATATCTTTTTCTTTGAACCATTTGCGAATTTCTTCCTTCGCTTTTTTTGTTGTGACAAACTCTAGCCAAGCGCGATCAAGACATTTGTTAAAACCTTCAATAATCTGCACAACCTGATTATTTTGTAACTGTGTATTAAGAGGTACTTCTTTTCCGTTGACGAAAGCTCCTTGACAGCGATGGCCGATGTTTGTATGTATTCCATAGGCAAAATCTACGGGGGTAGGATACCTTTCTGTATGAGGATCAATTCGTAATTTTATCTCATCCCCCGCAGGAGTTCTGACGATAATAAAATCCCTGGGATGACTAAATAGAGAATTATTGTCTAACCATTCGGGCAAAGATTCCAAATCCAAAATTTGTAAATCCTGATATTCTAATCCGAGATTTTTATCCGCAATAAATTGTTGCATTACAACAGACTCGCCGGTTAGATAGACTGAGCCGCCGCCAATTTCCTTGGCAAATACCAGGTTAACAATATCTTCAAAAGCCAGACTATCTGGATAGGGGCGTAAATTATTCGCTTCTTCTAAAATATTTTGGTATTCAATACCATGCTCTGAATTAACCCGAACCCAATCGAGTAATTCACAGGTCAGTCTTTTTTGTTCATTAAGACTGGGATATTCTAGCTCAATATAGCGAATGGCTGAATTGATAGTAATCGGCGAAACTTCGATGTAAGGTTCTCCCGCTCGAACCGCCTGTTTCAGTCGATCAATACGTTCATCTGACTGTTCTGGCTCAAGCAACAGGTCTAGTAGAGGAGAAAAACTGGTAACGATGTGATGATAGTGCATGATGCAAAAATAACTGGCACAGTTAAAATTTAATTTGTTGTTTAGTATTGTATGGATTCGCTTGTAGGATGTCAGTCGAAGAAAAAAGGGAATTTTGCTTTTGAACCGTATAGACGTTTGCTTATCGCCCCAAAAATCAAAGAAAAGCCTTGTTTATTAAGGTTTTGACTAAACCAGAAGATGATTTTTTACAAACCCAACAAATTTATACTCTCCCAGTTACTATCAAAAAAGTGTGTTATCCAGTACAAAAACAGCCTTTTAAAAAAATGCTAACCCGATCTAGGTCAGGATAGCATCTACACAAATCTCGTACATGGAAAAAAATGGAAATAACGGGAACGTCATCAATTCGCGTAAGATGATGCCTCTACTAATGATTCGAGTCTGTCGAGGCTCAAAAGTTCATCCTGTTGTTGGGAATGGTTGTTCTCAGGATGTCCTCCGCCAGAGGATTTTCGCTTATTTCTGTCAAGTAAATCTTGGTCTAAAACTCGTTCTCGTTTTCGTTTTTTCTGGCGTTCCTGATCGCCTGTGGCGTTATTCTGAATCGGGACATAGGAGATGGATGGGGCGATAATTAGTTCGCCTCTAGCAATTTTAGCTAACAGGGCAGAAATCGAACCTTTGTCTGCGTAAATACAGCTATAAGCTTCGGCAATCGTTTCTAATCGGTCTTTATCTTCAGGACTAATATTGAATTTATAAGACTGATGACCTAATTTGGGCTTTTGGCCACGCCCTCGTGCCAAGTTTTCTATGCGTGGATTAGGATTAGACATTTTTGAATTTAATTCTCCTCAACCAGTCGGTTGTACATAAGTGGAAAGTCTGCAACAGATGTAAAGCTCACAGTGTAAAGCTTGTCGGACTTGCCGCTAAGACAAAATTATAAGCTGATTAGGAAAAAAAAAACCTAATCTACTCCCATCTTGCCACTTTATAAGGGCTATTTACAAATATTGCGGTATAAAGGCTGACATTGTATTTGCGAATTTCGTGGCGATCTACATTTTTCGTAAGCCAGCGAAGACTCTGAACACGGAACCAAGCAAAATCCACTTAAGGAATTTTACCTCCAAATGTTGACACTGAATTAGGAATGGGCTACGATGTGTTTAGTCGAGGAGTTGTGGTTGATCATCGTTCGTGCCTTTCTATGAGGTTAATCCTGCCATGAATAAAATCCCCCCCCAGAAATGTCTTGATGAGGTTAATCCTGCCATGAATAAAATTCCCTCTGAGAAATGTTTTATGACTCTGTGTGTGGTCTTTCTCCGAGGTGGTCTGACCACCATGACCACCACAATCATCACTGCAAGTAGCCTTTTTAATATTGGCGACCACTTACCCCCGTCGTCTTCCCACAATCTACGGCTCCCTGTTCATTGTTCTTTTACTAGTTCTGATCATCATTAAAATTAGAATGAGGTTCGCTATTATGTTTGGATTGCTGTTCAAAGAGATTCACTCTGAGTTGGTTGAAATGCTGGTCGGTTTAGTGTTATATGGAGCTAAAGCTGATGAAGCACACCAAATCTATCTCATTTCGGCTCTAACCTCTATTTTTTCCCTTTTTCTCTGTTTTCTGACTTTTTAGAGAGGTAAATCGTCTTAAGAACACTAGAGCAATGAATGTCCGTTATTCGCTTATTATCTTTGTAAGGACGATTAAACTCTTGGATACAGGGGTTTAATTTCTTGTATTTAGCTTCAAAACAACATAAGAAATATTCTCCAAATATTTTCTAACTGATATACTTGATTTAGGACACGAAGGAGGTGTCAAACAAACTATGACAATTCAAACTCAAGACATCACTGTAAACGAGCAATTATCTGGTGATCGGCGATCGTCGGGCGATCGCCCATCTATTCTGAATAATAACTTGTTAAATCGTCGTGGGTTAACAAGTAACCAATATGTTATCCTGAGAGAACTACTCAGGCTAAGAACGGCAACCCTCAGCCGTTTTGAGATTGAAACTAATCGCTTAGGACAAGGTATTGGCCAAGAATTAGAAGGATTGGAAAAGGCTGGCTGGGTAGAGAGTCAAGTCACAGGAAGTACTCTTGAACCAAGGGTTTACTATCTTTCGGCAAAAGCTATTAAATTATTGCTATTCCCTGAGGATAACTAAGCCAGAATTTCTAACTTATGGATAATTGGTTTGCGTCGAGTGAACAATTAATTAAAGATAATCTGGCTTGGTTCATTGTTTTAGCAATTCTTTTAGGGGCTTTTTGGGGAGTTTGGTCTAGCGTTATTAAAGAAATTGAACGCCCCTCCCGACGGAGACCTGGATTCAGGAAGATAAAACTCACCCTAACTTCGGAAGTTTTCCGAAAAATCAAGGGGATCGTCTTCAGGCTTTTATTTGCCAATACCCTATGGGCGATTGTTCTCTCTGTTATTGTGGCCATGCTGTTCTTTATTCTTAACCGATTTTACGAGACAGTTTGGGTTAAATTAATTGTCGCCTTTTCTGTTAGCCATGCGATCGCCAGGAAACAAGGTAAAATTTCTTTATTGAATGCTTACTTAGGCGGTTTTGATTTGGATAGTGTTCCTTTCTTTGGCGACATAATTCAGGATTTAACGAAAAACTACGAAGATTTTCATAAAAAGCAGTTTGAACAGTTAAACGAAAAATGTAACGAACTTTATTCCGAACTTATTAATAAACAGATGGCAAAAGAGAGTCTTGTTGCATCTCAAAATCAGGAGAAGTTTGAAAATTTACTTAAATCTAAGTCTATTGGAGAAATAGAAAATCTTCTTTCAGAAAGAGTTGCTTATTGGCCTCAACAAGACAGACAAGAAATTCTTTCTCATCAATTAGAACAAATTCGCAGTTTACCTGAGTCAGAAAGAAATTCAAGACTCATTGCTTTAGTCGAACAAATTTGTCCCGAACTAATAAACTTACAATAATCACATATTGCTCAATAAATCCGACCTATAAAATAATAATTAATTTAAGTAGCTGGTTGCAATTAAATATAAAACGTGGGATGGGCATCCTGCCCGTCCACAGGCTAGAAGCCTGTTCTACCATCTAACAATTAATTAAGCCCACTTACTGGGTGCGACCTTTAGTTGATAAAAGCTGTTGTAATCAGGGTTCTACAGGGAACCCATATTGATCAAGTTTTGCCCAAAATTGACTCCATCGTTCCTTGGTCAATACCAAAGCTCGTAGGCTCAAAATAATTCCTGCTCCTTTTTCCTTCCATCGCATTCCTGAACAACATAATCGTTGTTTGACCAACGTCTTACAAGCTGCTTCCGTAACACCTGAACCAATCGGATACTTTTTCTCTAAGTAGGGCTTGCTGAAAAAGTCAAAAAACGAAAGAAATGTGGGTTAGGGAAGTATGGACTGAAAAAGCATAGATAACTTATCCTTATGGAAACAAATCAAAATACAGATTTTGTTTAATCTATTGTTCCTTTCTGTCTAAAAAGGTCAACACAAATCACTCCTCACAAAAGAGAGGAAAATTAACACCATTTTTCACAAGAAAAACGACTCTACAACTTTTTACTTTTTGTCTTCTGAAGTAGAGTAGAAAGATTCATTACCAAAAAGTTCATCGCAATTACCGTTTCCGAGGTCTCAGGTAGTTTGGCCATCACTCGACCAAGACTAAATTTCCTCTTTCCCTGTCCGAATTTACCCTCAATGGCATTACGCACTCTTTCATCTGAGCGTGCCTCTTTCTTTTTTTCTTTGCTCACCTCTTTCGGCGGTCTTCCCAATCGGGGACCACTCATTCTTATATCCCTTTCTTTACAATAAGCTCGATTCGCTTTTGTTCGATAGATTTTATCCACATGAACCGATTCCGGATAACATCCTGTTTCCCTTTTATATTCTTCTATTCGCGCTTGTAAATCTCCCGATTCGTTGTAATTATCCCAACTTAATTTGTCTAAGAAGACAAAGCCATTCACATTACTTGCCGATATTTTAGCTCCAAACTCTACTGCTTTTCCCGCTTTTCCACGCACTATTGGACGCACGTGAGGTTGGCTTACACTCACAATTCTGTTTTCTACTTTATTTGTCTTTTTTTCATACATTTCTAACTGTTGCTCATACACTTTTCCTATCGTTACAAGCTCTTCTTGCTCTTTTTTCGTTAGTTTTTCTAACTTTGCTCCCTCTTCTATCATTTTTTCTATATGAGACAAGTTTCTT contains:
- a CDS encoding TGS domain-containing protein → MHYHHIVTSFSPLLDLLLEPEQSDERIDRLKQAVRAGEPYIEVSPITINSAIRYIELEYPSLNEQKRLTCELLDWVRVNSEHGIEYQNILEEANNLRPYPDSLAFEDIVNLVFAKEIGGGSVYLTGESVVMQQFIADKNLGLEYQDLQILDLESLPEWLDNNSLFSHPRDFIIVRTPAGDEIKLRIDPHTERYPTPVDFAYGIHTNIGHRCQGAFVNGKEVPLNTQLQNNQVVQIIEGFNKCLDRAWLEFVTTKKAKEEIRKWFKEKDIEKGIKILKQEFADLYSLNGEIYLEAARQLHYKNTRTLLKSLGAGQISIDKIKRQIELELKRKGFTIANNNVLDTLPAISGIDPNQEIILASCCLPLPQDGEIIGVVSERNLKPLRVHRQDCLNLKNIKPEHQKILQWNCQFCTIKIQVTMKNRSGILMSIYDKLTELFGRNFNVLKVDAAGRNPATLEFDVLCSEGCDL
- a CDS encoding transposase; the encoded protein is MLEWWTKNFASCELGDERLNNRAFSIGKKLSEGFGKALSEVFKGGNELKRAYEFLGIRKQTLSR
- a CDS encoding ISAs1 family transposase, with product MKLRPKYRLVEHFAEIDDPRIERTKRHKLIDILTIAILAVICGAEGWVAMESFGKAKHQWLKKILELPNGIPSDDTFARVFASLNPEQFQDCFLHWVKSIAEVSEGEVIAIDGKTLRHSYDNANGKGAIQMVSAWATANRLVLGQCKVESKSNEITAIPKLLKMLEVKGCIVTIDAMGTQTKIAQQIVGRGGDYVLALKGNQGNLCEDVEQLFAHAQSVNFVGIKHDFHQTIDKGHGRIEIRRCWTMEQTEFLLGGEKWAKLTSICMIKAERRLKDKTEYETRYYISSLPSNAQKLSQSVRSHWLIENSLHWVLDLAFNEDACRIRKDFAPENLAVLRHIALNLLTKENTLKLGIKNKRLRAGWDEDYLLKVLLG
- a CDS encoding IS4 family transposase, with product MTTAAVEEYKIMLSVGDTTFLDYRNIKEKREGYGPTGKGGNGLILHSALAIEPEKGQVLGLLWQKLWNREVKEKPPTDETAKQKKERQKEQRKAARQRPFEEKESYKWVEALNTCEKQVESSTRVIHVFDREGDVSEVFDSVRQLKHTGVLVRASHNRSLDKNSERLWQHLESEPIRFHQEIEIPSTGKRKARKVKLAVRFCSVNLRTPYRFDNRDPLNVYAVYATEIDCPEGETPLSWMLLTTEVVETIEMAVTILRWYTYRWRVEEFHKVLKSGCQSERYRLASDGMKTLLGFLSVIAVELLHVTYLHRTQPDALAIEILNPLQLQVLKAAASQKLPPILTVAWAVESVAFLGGYLEHRRKTPLGIQVLWRGWLKLHDLCQGWQLAIRT
- a CDS encoding IS4 family transposase, coding for MVALVLSIVYRQIAGISEAVRLLEEEGLLWVASLKVSKQAVSKRMMNVPAEIFAILLKEVLEKAAEKGKKLQVGEKWEKIREKFSAVWIADGSTLEQIRKNMKISKEEKSKLGGKIMMVVEAFTQRPVTLWYTENDKSNDKIWCEELAAKLPENGLILVDMGFFSFVWFDLLTEAKKFFLTRFRAGTSYKTKQVLSQGSHYRDEIIIMGNYRSNPCKHPVRLVSVLWGTIWYQYLTNVLSPEQLSAEEVCDLYRRRWTIEEAFLLTKRLLGLAYLWVGNKNGVQIQIICTLIFYTVLNQLVGEVAIALNQPKEKISVEMVFRSLYYVAKAIARGEKPDTVIYLAERAKLFGLVKAERKRHREKAALNQQIWEPILLS